Part of the Butyrivibrio fibrisolvens genome, GCATCAAACTCTGCCCCAATCTCCGCCACGATGCCAAAGTGCATATTGGGGCACATGTAGTGCGCCCTTTCCGTATATAAATACTTCTTCTCAGCCAATATCGTCCCCTTTTATGCAGATAGATTATTAAGTTCTCCTTACTCTCCCAGTATACAATCATTGAACTTCGCAAAATTCTTTAGTGTACGCTCCAACGCAGCACTAAGCTTTTTCGTCTGACGGATTCCGTCTTCCCACCATAGTCCTTTGACTCTCAAAATTCCCTCTTTGCGATCCGGTATGGCTTCAATACGCCCTACGAACTTATCTCCGTAGAGGATAGGCAATGTGTAATAGCCATATTTCCTTTTCACAGCCGGAGTATATATTTCCCAGGAATACTGAAAATCCCACAAAGCCTTTATAAGCGCTTTGTCCCACATTAGCGGATCAAGCGGAGCTATGAAAGACATTCGGGGCTTAAGATCAGCATCTCCTTGAAGCACCTGCTTCATCAGCTCTTCATCTTCTACGCGGTAATAAAATAGCGGCTTAAAGCCTTCCACAATTACCGGAACTATTTCCCCCTCAGTTGTCAGCCTATCAAGTATCCCTTTACGCTTCTCAGCATTTATGTTTATTCCAAGAAGTGCTGTACTGTTTTTATCCCACAAAAGACCTACCGCACCGATTCTGCGAAGAACACGCCACGTGATAAAATCGTCTTCATTTTTGCATGGATTATCTGCATTCAGAATTTCCTCAGATATATGACTTTTAGCCAAATCATAGTACTTTCGGCTGCCCTTTTTGTGATGTATAACAAGCTCACCGTCTGTATATAACTGCTCCAGTACAGATCTGGCAGCCTGGGACTTTTTATGCCAATTACCACTCCAGTGCATCGAGGAATGCCAGAATATCTCTCCTTCAATAGGCAGAGTATCGCTGGACACAGGACCGTTCTCTTTTATGTAGGAAATAGCCTGTTCCTCTAGTTCAGCCAGGCCTTCAAAGGTATCTCCCAGCTCATTACTACGATCCCTGTAAGAAGAAAAATACGGCCAGTCTTCCGTAGGCCATATGGATAACTCTTTGTCCGCATAGTCCACAAGTTTGCGGTCTTTATACAAAAGATCCTGCAACATAGATTTCTTAAATCCTTTGACTCTGGACTGCAAGGTCAGCTCTGCATTTTTCCCGCAAACATCCACAGGATCATACTGTATGCAGCCTGCCTGACGCACATACTCATATGCTCCATCTTTTCCTATAAACCGATATGTTCCTATCAGTCCCTGTTTTAAAAGGATAAATTGTCTTGCTTGTTCATTAGTAATTGTTTTCATCTATATTCTTTCCCGATATTTGAATCAATAAAGACCATTCGTTCCGAATCAAATTCCAGGTCCGTTCCAACCGGCAAATCATATATAGCTAAAACTGCAGGCTCTATTTAAACAAGCCTGTCAAAATCTACCTACTCCAACGATCCAATCCTCTATATACTTCGCCGATTATTCTGAAATATATTCCGGTTTACTGTTCCAACACTTTAAGATCAGATCTCTCATATTTGTTTTGACCTTTGAGGCTCTTCTTATACTTCCAGCATCTTATAGCATCATCCAGCGAAGCACCTTTGTTATCTGCAAAGAAATCCCTGATATAGGTATTATACTCGAACTGCTTTCCAATAACGGTCTGCCCCTGCTTTGCCGTTCTCTTGATTTCATAATAAGCATCAATGGCATTACCATATGTTTTCCCAGCATTCGCTTTGAGCCATTTTTGAAATGTTACATTGAAAGAAAATGACCCCTATTTTGCTCAGAAAAGGTTTCATACCCTTATATCTTAATAGTTGAAACAAATAAAGAAAAGCCTTGTCATCAAGGCCTTTCTATTATAAAATCCATCTTTACGTGATACCTGTACAGTTCATTACCTGGGTGCGGACCGTCAAATTGAAGGATGCGCTTGGTTTCAACATGATAATAGCCTATTCCTGATCCTCTTCCGCCCTCGAACTTTTCGCAGCCACATTGCTTCATAAGTGCCGATATTTGGTCTTCGAATACTTTTCATGTGCTGTCAAGACCATTTATCTGCTTGTTTGTGTAGATATTTGGTCTTTTGCATGATATAAAGATATTACATAGTATATCCTGATAAGGAGATTTATGCGAAGTTAAATGTACTGATTCTGCATATGTTGTGTCTGCAGATTATGAGAAAGAACTTATTAACAAAAAGTCAGTATTTAAAGATATGACAAATACAAAAACGCGATAAAAATCACCCTTATTTCAGCAAAAGGGACTTCCGGAACAGCGCATATGGGACATATATCAGAAGTGCTTACGCTTGATGATCTCTTCTTGCCGCTATGAGTATATTAAACAGCATAGAAGAAGATAAATATACTAAGCAGCATAGAAAAGGAAAGGAGCGGCAACTCCTGTCCTTTTCGCTAATCTCAGAAAACAAGTCAGAAGATGAACTGATATCCGGCCTAAGGAACAACCAATATCAATTTATTATCCTTTCCCATCCATGCAAAGACTTTGGGGATGCCGGCCCGTCCAAGTGGGAAGTTTTAGTACTTTTAATTTTATATTCATTACGCTCCGCTCGGATAACGCTGAAAATTTTTTAACAAGTAACAGGTGTGTAGAGGCCTAATTTCTCACAGGCATTATATATTCCATTTTTATCTACATCATCTGTTACATAGTCAGCCAGTTCTTTTAATTCAGGTATTGCATTGCCCATTGCTACTTTG contains:
- a CDS encoding winged helix-turn-helix domain-containing protein, which encodes MKTITNEQARQFILLKQGLIGTYRFIGKDGAYEYVRQAGCIQYDPVDVCGKNAELTLQSRVKGFKKSMLQDLLYKDRKLVDYADKELSIWPTEDWPYFSSYRDRSNELGDTFEGLAELEEQAISYIKENGPVSSDTLPIEGEIFWHSSMHWSGNWHKKSQAARSVLEQLYTDGELVIHHKKGSRKYYDLAKSHISEEILNADNPCKNEDDFITWRVLRRIGAVGLLWDKNSTALLGININAEKRKGILDRLTTEGEIVPVIVEGFKPLFYYRVEDEELMKQVLQGDADLKPRMSFIAPLDPLMWDKALIKALWDFQYSWEIYTPAVKRKYGYYTLPILYGDKFVGRIEAIPDRKEGILRVKGLWWEDGIRQTKKLSAALERTLKNFAKFNDCILGE